ATTCTTTATTTGGTATTGCGAGAGCTCTTGGGAGAAGCGGGTGACCTAGATCAAAGATTGTGTGAATATGAGCGGTTTAGACCTGGTTCTACGCACTGCTCCTGGCCTTCCTCATCGTGATGAGGTAGGCTAGATTCAATGAGATGGATAGTCCAATTAGTAAACCCTCCAGGAAGTTGAGGATCGAGTTTTCCCCCGCGACCAGCCCAAGCATGAGCGCCGAGAGCAGGCTGAACGCCCCGATCACCAGAAGATATTGAGGATTCCTGATGAACATCATCATATTATTCTCCAAGAATCGCTATTAAGTTTTCTATCATCGGCGAAGACGGCTCAAGATGACTAGCTTCTTGCCCATGACCGCACCAAAAGTAGCTGGTGATGACCAGCGGATGATGAATGACCTTTTTTACGGAATACACCCTATGGGTAACACCGTTACATTCTTAAGGTATAGCCGATATTAACAATAGTGAATCGACCTCTAGGCGGGTCGAATCACGCATCTCTGAATCCAAGGTCCTGATGGAGGACAGCTGCTTGCCCATCCTCGGTTCGACCGTATCCCCCTAAGTGGTCTGTACGATGGGCGGTCTTGCGGCGTATTTTTCAGATCTCAGGGCCCTTGGGTCTTTTTTTATCACATGTCCATAAGATCGCATGCATGAAAGGTGCATAATTCCTTGTCCCTTCATGGGTTTGACCAAATTGCCACTTGGCAACAGAACAAATGGTGTTTTCTGGAAATCAGTTGAGAAATATGGAATTGGTTTGAAGAAAGAAGGCTCAGCTTTCGTTCGCAGGAACCAACGATGATTCCAAAGGAGGATTCTCCAGGACAATGGTCCTGGGGGAGAACCCGTGCCTCTGGTAGAACTGGATGACTTCCTCGTTGCCCGTCTCCACCGCTATCTTAACAGTAGAGGTGCCCTGATAGTGGAACCAGTTGAGGGCAGCGATCATCAACCTATCCCCTATTCCAGTGTTCCTGAAATCCTTCTCCACGTAGATGGAGTCCAGCTCGCCCTCGTTCTCTTTGGTGACATAGGCAATGCAGAACCCCACGAGCCTTCGGTCCGATCCAGCATAGGCAAGTTCCACTCTTATCCCTGCCTTCCTGGATCTCCTGGATATCTCCCCTCTTCTCTTTTTCCAGGTCTGATCCGCGTAATATCCTTCGAAATAGGGTGAGGAGGTCGCGTAAAGTTGGTTCAGTTTCTCCCACAGTTCCTTTGCCTTATCCAGAACCTCTTCTCCACCGGAGGTATATACAATATTCTGCATGGTTTACCACCGAGCCTTGAAATTCTCAGATATTTAATAACAATTGCTAACTACCAAGGTTCAACCGTACAGTTTCCGTCCATGAATGACGAATTTCGGAATCCAACGGACTTCTATTGCACGATGCTTCGTATGGACTGACTCGATGAGAGCCGCGAAGAATGCCCTCGAATCCCTTCAGCCATCGGATAACTATTAATGGCCTTTTCACATAGGTTAAGACCATGAGCGAGGACAATATCGCCATTTACCTTGATTTCGAGAATCTCGCCATCTCGGCGAGTGATTACTATCCAAGCCTTTCCAAACCCCTTAGAATAGATCACATCATGGATTTTGCCGCCAACAAGGGCAACCTCTGCATCAAGAAGGCTTATGCCGACTGGTCCAGGGAACCCAATCGATCCTACGCGAGCGATCTGATGGAATACGCCTTCGAGCTCGTTCACCTGCCAAACATGACTGCCAGGGGAAAGAACGCGGCTGATCTCAGGATGAGCATGGACGCCATGGAGGACATGCAGAACTTCTCCACGATCACCAGGTTCATCATCGGTTCCGGGGACACGGACTTCATTCACTTGATCCGCAGGATACAGCAGAGGGGCAAGTACGCTGTTGTCATAGGGTTCGAACAGACCGTTGGCAGGACCATCAAGGACAACTGCAATGAATTCAAGTCCATGGAAGAGCTTATGGGCGACTTCGGCAAGAAGGCGGAGGAGGAGATAGACTACGAGTGGGACGAGGCCAAGGATATCCTCATCAGGTACATCCGTGGGAGGTCTTCTGAGGCTCCAGTATTAATGTCCACGCTCAAGGAGGATCTGCTCAGGCTACAGCCCTCCTTCTCGGAAAAGAAGCTCGGCTTCCGCTCCTTCCGGGAGTTCGTGGAAGCGCAGGACGCGCTGATCGCGAAGATAATCGGTGACCCGGCGAGCGGACAGCTATTTGTCAAGCTGAAGACATGGGACGAGGTAGCGACGATGACCCAGGAGATCGACATCAACGAGGTCAGTGATTTTCTCTTCAAGAACCTGAGATTCCAGAGGAACCCTGAGGTGAGGAACGAGATCTACATGATCGTCCTGAAGATGTTCGAGAGGAAGGAGGCGATCACACTGGACGAGATGGGGGACAGGGTGATGAAGGTCCTCAAGAGAAGGCTCACCAAGATCGAGATCAAGAACTTCCTGTTCACACTGGGGCAAGGGAGGCTGTTCAAGTTCGCCAACATCAAGTACAGTGGATCGAAGTATACGATGCCGCAGGTTCTCATAGACAATGTCCCTGATCTGGAGAGGATCGATTCAATCTACCTCCAGAGGAATCTGGACCTGGTGCTGAGGCAGTTCCCCGGAATATCCATGGGGAGAGTGATGGAGCTCATGGGACAGTGATCGTCCCGACCCTCTTTCCGATTTCGAAGGGAAACTCCACCCTGCCACCTATTCTTGGATGATCTTGCGATGCCATAATTAAACCGTTTTGCGATTCACCGGCTGAGGGCAGTCGACCAATTGAAGCCGCGGAGTGAATTGCATGGGATTCTTGCTTTTACAGGAGAGGGACGTCAAAGAGATCCTCACGATGGACATGGTCATCGAAGTCGTGGAGAAAGGATTCAGGGAAGAGGGCATGGGGAGGGCGCAGATGCCCTCCAAGACCTATCTCTACTACGGGAAACACAACGGGGACATCAGGTGCATGCCCTGCTACTTGGAGGATTCTGATATTTCTGCGATCAAGGTTGTCAACGTTCACCCGGAGAACTCCATAAAGTACGGGTTGCCCACGGTGATGGCGACCGTTCTCCTGATAGACACCTGCAACGGTATCCTCAAATCGGTCATGGGGGGAACATGGCTGACGGCCATGAGGACTGGAGCGGCGAGCGGAGTTGCCACAAAGTACCTCGCTAGAAAGGACTCGAAGATCGTCGGCATGGTGGGCGCAGGCGTTCAGGCTAGAACACAGCTAATGGGACTCAATGAGGTCCTGGACGAGATAGAGGAGGTACGGGTCACAGACCTCAGGAAGGACACCAGGGAGAACTTCTCAGAGATCATGAGCAAGATGCTGGGTCTAAAAGTGACTCCTGTGGAAAAGGTGAAAGAGACCGTGGTGGGAGCGGATGTGGTGGTGGCTACCGTGCCCACGCGTGAACCCTTGATCAGGGGAGACTGGATCGATGACGGAGCTCACATTCTCGCGGTAGGAGCGGACGCACCCGGCAAGGAGGAGTTCTACCCAGATATCTGGAAGAGGACCAAGATCGTGGTCGATGATTGGAAGCAGGCCTCGCACTCAGGTGATATCAATGTGGCCATTACCCAGGGCCTGATCAGCAGAAAAGACATATGGGCCGAACTGGGGGAGATCGTTGCCGGAAAGAAGGAAGGTCGTACATCTCGAAGCGAGGTCACGATGTTCGACTCCACCGGAATAGCGGTCCAGGACACAGTGACAGCTGACCTGGTCTACAGGGAGGCGGTGGCTAGGGGGATAGGCCAGGTGTTGGACATCTGGCTACCTTGAACGGAAAAATGCTTGAATTGAAGTGAAGTTGATTGGTGCCTTGTTCCCTCTATTGAGAACGGATGGCCTCTAATTGCATCCATAAAATCACCCGCGGGGGTATCGACTATTTACAGGGGAGACGATGACCCCCGCGAGCCTGTCAGAGTTCGTCTTATGATGCAAACTTCATTTTCTGACTCACTTGACCGAGGGTGAAGCAGTGATCACCGCTGATTTCCTAGCCTCGATCAACTTCATGATGACCTCAGGGTCTGCGATGGTCGTGGTGTCACCCAGTTCCTTGATGTCACCAATCGCGATCTTCCTCAGGATGCGTCTCATGATCTTGCCGCTCCGGGTCTTGGGCAGTGATGAGGAGAACTGGATGTGCTCTGGTGTTGCTATCGGTCCGATTGTGGATCTCACGTGCTTTATCAGGCTCTTCCTGAGCTCCTCGGTCTCTTCGACACCCGACTTGAGTGTGACGAAGGCGTATATGGACTCACCCTTGATCTCGTGGGGAACGGGTACGACCGCGGCTTCCGCAACATCCTCGTGAGATACCAGGGCGCTCTCTACCTCTGCCGTGCCGATGCGGTGTCCCGAGACCATGATGACATCGTCAATGCGGCCCATCAACCAGAAGTCGCCGTCCTCGTCAACGCGGGCGCCGTCACCGGTCAAGTAGTATCCAGGGAACTTCGACCAGTAGGTCTCCTTGAACCTATCGTGCTGCCCATAGACAGTACGCATCAGACCGGGCCAGGGTTTCTTGATCACGAGGTAGCCTCCCTCATTTGTTCCGGCCTGGTTGCCATCCTCGCCCACTACCATCGGCTCTATGCCGAAGAACGGTCTGAGCGCTGCACCGGGCTTCAGTGTATGGACTCCCGGCAATGGGGTTATGAGTATCCCACCGGTCTCGGTCTGCCACCATGTATCCACTATAGGGCAATTGCCCTTGCCGATGACGTTGTAGTACCACATCCATGCCTCCGGATTGATGGCCTCCCCCACGCTTCCGAGAATGCGCAGGGACGAGAGATCCCGGGAGTTGGGCCACTCTTCACCTTCCTTGATCAGGGCCCTGATCGCGGTCGGGGCGGTATAGAATATCGACACGCCATACTTCTCCACTATCTCCCAGAAGCGGTCCTTCTTTGGGTAGGTTGGAACGCCCTCGAACATCAGGCTTGTCGCTCCCGCCGAGAGCGGGCCGTAGACGATGTATGAGTGACCGGTTATCCAGCCTATGTCTGCGGTGCACCAGTATATGTCATCCTCGTGGTAATCGAAAATGTACTTGAATGAGACAGTGGTGTAGAGCAAGTACCCTCCGGTGGTGTGGAGCACGCCCTTGGGCTTCCCGGTCGAGCCGGAAGTGTACAGGATGAAGAGCGGATCCTCCGCGTCCAGGGTCTCGGGGTCACATTGAGCGGGGGCATCCCTTGCCTCGTCGTGCCACCACAGATCGCGCCCTTCCTTCATCTCCACGGGCCGGCCAGTGCGCTTGACCACGATCACCTTCTCAACCGAGTTCTCTTCGGAAAGAGCGGCATCGGCGTTCGACTTCAGAGGGATGACCTTGCCATTTCTGAAAGACCCATCCGAGGTGATGAGAATCGAACATCCGCTGTCGTTGATCCTCTCCCTGAGGGAATCGGCACTGAACCCACCAAAGACGATGTTGTGAATCGCGCCGATCCTGGCGCAGGCAAGCATGGCGATGGTCAATTCAGGGATCATCGGTAGGTAGATGGAGATCCTGTCCCCCTTCTTCACTCCATGTTTCTTGAGGACATTGGCAAATCGACAAACCTCATTCAGGAGCTGCAGGTAGGTGAAGGTTCTCATCTCATCGGGTGATTCACCCTGCCAGATGATGGCCGCCTTGTTCTTCCTCCAGGTCTTTGCGTGTCGGTCCAGGCAGTTGTAGGCGGCATTCAGCTTTCCGCCCTTGAACCAGCTTATCCTGGCCCCCTCCACGTCCCACTGAAATGTGATATCCCAGGGTGAGAACCAATGAATCTCATCTCTGGCTTGCTTCTCCCAGAATCCCTCAGGGTCGGAGATCGATTCCTCGTACAGCCGGAGGTAGTCCTCCACACTGCCTAAGTGCGCTCTTTCACTAAGCCCCTTTGGAGGAACGAATCGTCTGTTTTCCTCCATTAGGGACTTGAAGGTCTTGTCACTGCTCACGGGGCTATCTAGCGCTTTAGCTGTTTTATTGTCTTTGGGCAAAGCTCTTCCCCCTCAACGAGAAGAAGGATAATAGGAGAATGATATAATAAATTATCGAATAACCTATTCGACAATCGTTGAATAATATGTCATTTTGAAAGCAGAATTCATGCAATCTTATCGTTTCGAGACAATCAAGAGCCAGTAACAATCCGTGTCAAACGTGATTCAAATTGTACCTCGGACCGCATAGATAGAACCTAAGATCACGCCTCTTTTATTGGACCGTGATCATTGGTCTTCGTTGAATGTTGGGAACTGGGGCACGGGTGAGAAAACCGCATTTCGTGAGTGAAAAGCATTAAAACCGATTCTTGGGAATATTGTATTAGGGGGGTCCTTGCGGAATAAGGACTTGCAGGAGATGACCAAATGAGTTGTCTCCCTCAGATATTGGCCTGATGATTTGACCAATGGCAGGCTGAACATTCTAACTTTTGAATCGGGAGATGGAGGACCCTTTCAGCGCCGAGGAGGGGCGTTTGAAGTTCCCAAGACCTGAAAGGGAGGAGGTGAAGGATATGGCAAAATTCCTCGCGACCTGGAAGATGAACCAGAATGTGAAGTGGCCGAAAGATCCAGAGGAATATCAAAAGTTGATCGAGAGCCTTTGGGGCGGTGCAGAAATGCTCATGAAGAAGGGGGAGCTGGTCGAATGGGGGGCATTCCCCAACACCAACGAAGGCTACTCTGTTTTCGAGGGCGATCACATTTCCGCCATGAGGGGGGTGATGATGTTCTACCCCTGGATCATAATGGAACCTCGCATCGCTCTTTCGTTGGAAGAGACGCGCAAGAACACAAGAGAATTGTGGGAGATGAGAGCGAAGAGGTAGGGACTTAGACAGAGGTCTGAAGCCCCTTTTCAACTTTTTCTTGATGCGCCAAGAGCGATATGATGTGGCAAGGGTTACATTCATTGGATTCAACCCACCTTTTATCAGATAGCTTCGATCGATCATTGGGTGGAAACATATCCACGATCGGCCGCTTGGATTTTTTTTAACCATCTCGTGTAGGAACCGATAGATGTTATCTAGAGGAAACTCCCAAGTCATGTTCGGGATTTCAATGATGCCGATCGGACCATTGATGATGGAGCACAGGGTCATCGAGAGGATGATCTCGCTGCTGACGCTTGAGCTGGACCGGATAAGAGATGAGGAGGACCCACACATATACTTCCTCTTCAGCGCCATCGACTTCCTGAGGACCTACGCCGACAGGACCCATCACGGAAAGGAGGAGGACATTCTGTTCAGGGACCTGAGGAGGAAGGAACTGAGCCCCGAAATCCGTCTGACGATGGAGGGGCTGGAGCAGGACCACCGGATGTCAAGAGAGAACTCGAAGGCGCTGCTCGAGTCCCTGAGAAGGTTCAACGGCAGTCAGAACGGGGAAAGGGAGCAGATCGAGGAGAGGCTTGGCTTCCTTACTGCCCTCTATCCCAAACACATCGAGACCGAGGACAAGCGGTTCTTCATCCCCTCCATGGATTACTTCTCAGAGAAGGAGCAGGAGAAGATGCTGGAGGAATTCCTGGAGTTCGACCGGAGAATGATCCACGAGAAGTACGAGGGCATGGTTCTGAGATATGAAAGCGAGTTCTCCGCGAGCATTCCCAAAAGGGGAGCCGAGGGTGGAGAGTCTCCAATGGAGAGCTCGTCAGTGAAATGGGTATGCACTGTCTGCGATTGGGTCTACGATCCAAATATTGGGGATCCAAATGGAGGGATCCCACCGGGAGTGGAATTCGAGAACCTTCCCGACGACTGGGTTTGTCCCCAGTGCGGGGCAGAAAAGGACGCGTTCGAAAGGCTCATAGGCTAGAGGTAATGGAACAGGTCATCCAGACGATACAATCCATGAACTCACTTCAATTGAATGTCATGCCCTCTGGGAAAAATTGGAAAAAGGAAAGGGTTTCCATTTTGCCACTCTTTCTAACGAAGTGAGGAAAGATATCCGTTTCTGACGAATTTCAATTCAATCCAGAACCTTGGAGATTTCTTCTTTGGGTACCGCTACTAGCGTTTCGGTAGAGATCACATCGGATTTACCGATCAGGGCTTTCATCATGGCCTTCTCGTCAGGGGCTTCCAGGACATGTGCAAAATCATAGCGGCCAAGCGTCCAGTTCATGGACTTGAATATAATTCCCTCTTTTGCCAGACCTTCTATGTACTTGTTGATGGAGGCGATCAATTCTTTTGTCGGTTTTGACCTGAATTTGCCCAACATAATGAAGAGCATTTTTTCACCTCATGCATTCCCTCTGATGATTAGGTAATTAAGATTTACCATGGTCATGAAAGTGGGTTGCTTGGAGATGCGACTAATTCGGTTGAATGAATCCATTGCGGAATGCTGAGTGAAAATGGAGAATGAAGAAAAAGATGCGATCGTTGGCAGATTGAATTCAGATCGCCAGTATCAGTGAAACCGCTATCCCCATGCTGAGGAGGACCTGGGTCAAGAGTACGACCTGAACATTGGCCTTCTGTCCCACGACGAACTTCTCCCCCTTCGTAGGATCGATGAACGAGATATTGACCGCCTTGTATGCGAAGGGCAGCGTGAGAAGCCCGAGAAGGCAAAGGGGAGGAATCGTGCCAAGGGCCACGAAAAGTACCAGGATGGCATACACCGAGAAGGTCAGGACAGTGTAGAGCTTGGCAGCCTTCCTTACACCGAGGCTGATCACCAGGTTCTTCCTCCCTCCGTTCTTGTCCGCATCAAGGTCTGGAAACTCGTTCAGCAACAGCAGGTTGAAGGTGAGTATTCCTCCAGCAACGGCGAGGACGATGCAGTTTAGGGAAATGGTGCTTGTGTTGACCATGTACGA
This window of the Methanomassiliicoccales archaeon genome carries:
- a CDS encoding NYN domain-containing protein, with the translated sequence MSEDNIAIYLDFENLAISASDYYPSLSKPLRIDHIMDFAANKGNLCIKKAYADWSREPNRSYASDLMEYAFELVHLPNMTARGKNAADLRMSMDAMEDMQNFSTITRFIIGSGDTDFIHLIRRIQQRGKYAVVIGFEQTVGRTIKDNCNEFKSMEELMGDFGKKAEEEIDYEWDEAKDILIRYIRGRSSEAPVLMSTLKEDLLRLQPSFSEKKLGFRSFREFVEAQDALIAKIIGDPASGQLFVKLKTWDEVATMTQEIDINEVSDFLFKNLRFQRNPEVRNEIYMIVLKMFERKEAITLDEMGDRVMKVLKRRLTKIEIKNFLFTLGQGRLFKFANIKYSGSKYTMPQVLIDNVPDLERIDSIYLQRNLDLVLRQFPGISMGRVMELMGQ
- a CDS encoding hemerythrin, whose product is MFGISMMPIGPLMMEHRVIERMISLLTLELDRIRDEEDPHIYFLFSAIDFLRTYADRTHHGKEEDILFRDLRRKELSPEIRLTMEGLEQDHRMSRENSKALLESLRRFNGSQNGEREQIEERLGFLTALYPKHIETEDKRFFIPSMDYFSEKEQEKMLEEFLEFDRRMIHEKYEGMVLRYESEFSASIPKRGAEGGESPMESSSVKWVCTVCDWVYDPNIGDPNGGIPPGVEFENLPDDWVCPQCGAEKDAFERLIG
- a CDS encoding GYD domain-containing protein, which gives rise to MLFIMLGKFRSKPTKELIASINKYIEGLAKEGIIFKSMNWTLGRYDFAHVLEAPDEKAMMKALIGKSDVISTETLVAVPKEEISKVLD
- a CDS encoding ornithine cyclodeaminase family protein (catalyzes the interconversion of alanine and pyruvate), which gives rise to MGFLLLQERDVKEILTMDMVIEVVEKGFREEGMGRAQMPSKTYLYYGKHNGDIRCMPCYLEDSDISAIKVVNVHPENSIKYGLPTVMATVLLIDTCNGILKSVMGGTWLTAMRTGAASGVATKYLARKDSKIVGMVGAGVQARTQLMGLNEVLDEIEEVRVTDLRKDTRENFSEIMSKMLGLKVTPVEKVKETVVGADVVVATVPTREPLIRGDWIDDGAHILAVGADAPGKEEFYPDIWKRTKIVVDDWKQASHSGDINVAITQGLISRKDIWAELGEIVAGKKEGRTSRSEVTMFDSTGIAVQDTVTADLVYREAVARGIGQVLDIWLP
- the acs gene encoding acetate--CoA ligase; this encodes MSSDKTFKSLMEENRRFVPPKGLSERAHLGSVEDYLRLYEESISDPEGFWEKQARDEIHWFSPWDITFQWDVEGARISWFKGGKLNAAYNCLDRHAKTWRKNKAAIIWQGESPDEMRTFTYLQLLNEVCRFANVLKKHGVKKGDRISIYLPMIPELTIAMLACARIGAIHNIVFGGFSADSLRERINDSGCSILITSDGSFRNGKVIPLKSNADAALSEENSVEKVIVVKRTGRPVEMKEGRDLWWHDEARDAPAQCDPETLDAEDPLFILYTSGSTGKPKGVLHTTGGYLLYTTVSFKYIFDYHEDDIYWCTADIGWITGHSYIVYGPLSAGATSLMFEGVPTYPKKDRFWEIVEKYGVSIFYTAPTAIRALIKEGEEWPNSRDLSSLRILGSVGEAINPEAWMWYYNVIGKGNCPIVDTWWQTETGGILITPLPGVHTLKPGAALRPFFGIEPMVVGEDGNQAGTNEGGYLVIKKPWPGLMRTVYGQHDRFKETYWSKFPGYYLTGDGARVDEDGDFWLMGRIDDVIMVSGHRIGTAEVESALVSHEDVAEAAVVPVPHEIKGESIYAFVTLKSGVEETEELRKSLIKHVRSTIGPIATPEHIQFSSSLPKTRSGKIMRRILRKIAIGDIKELGDTTTIADPEVIMKLIEARKSAVITASPSVK
- a CDS encoding GNAT family N-acetyltransferase, with amino-acid sequence MQNIVYTSGGEEVLDKAKELWEKLNQLYATSSPYFEGYYADQTWKKRRGEISRRSRKAGIRVELAYAGSDRRLVGFCIAYVTKENEGELDSIYVEKDFRNTGIGDRLMIAALNWFHYQGTSTVKIAVETGNEEVIQFYQRHGFSPRTIVLENPPLESSLVPANES